In Pseudothermotoga hypogea DSM 11164 = NBRC 106472, the following are encoded in one genomic region:
- the alaS gene encoding alanine--tRNA ligase, whose translation MNSDEIRSSFLSFFETKGHKVLPSASLIPDDPQLLFTVAGMVPFKPIFWGKVEPIYRRIATCQKCLRTNDIENVGRTPRHHTFFEMLGNFSFGDYFKKEAILWAWEYVTQVLKLEEEKLWVTVYKDDDEAYGIWRDLVGVPEKKIIRMGKDTNFWGPAGPTGPCGPCSEIHYDLGIVEDCPEGVECTPANSDKRFLEIWNLVFTEFYQDEKGQLHPLPRKNIDTGAGLERIAAVVQGVSSNFETDLFKPIIRREEELFGVKYGESEEKNVSLRVIADHARAVTFLIADGVFPSNEERGYVLRRILRRAVRHGVLLGASKPFLYEICDMVIERMGKVYPEIEKKRNLIRDVTRAEEERFFKTILQGLEMLNEILEQSKEIIDGESLFRLYDTYGFPPDIVVDVAKERGLKVDLEGFERLMEQQRERSRISRSDVEYARAVRDYEELAKTQKISFVGYETLTHESTVLMLRKDTSVDSVSAGEKVEVVVKETPFYAERGGQVSDVGWMKWEDGEAFVEYVFIPIEGVITHIVRVEKGTLKLGQNVRLIVDEERRKSTARNHTATHLLHAALKRLLGDHVRQFGSLVAPERLRFDFTHYEALSKDQLMKIEDLVNQVIFEALPVIVEEKSYKEAVEEGAIALFGEKYGNVVRVVKVPNFSEELCGGTHVSNTGNIGLFKIIFETAVSSGVRRIEAVTGFNALKYVRKIESTLQTAAELLGSSTDEIADRVKNLIERNQQLEKEIEQLKMKTLTMYIKQLPFERLGNVNFKMLKLENVDSSTLRNLSDVAIAGQERSIVALFAVQEEKVNLIVRVTKDITDKITANELARIGANLLGGGGGGRSDFAQAGGKDPKKIDEVVSQMKQLIMQKI comes from the coding sequence TTGAACAGCGACGAAATCAGATCGAGTTTTCTGAGTTTTTTCGAAACTAAGGGTCACAAAGTTTTACCCAGTGCATCGCTCATACCGGATGATCCACAACTTCTGTTCACGGTTGCGGGAATGGTCCCGTTCAAACCCATATTCTGGGGCAAGGTGGAGCCAATCTACAGGCGCATAGCCACGTGTCAGAAGTGTCTCAGAACGAACGACATAGAGAACGTGGGACGTACCCCGAGGCACCACACTTTCTTCGAGATGCTGGGTAATTTCTCCTTCGGAGATTATTTCAAGAAGGAGGCCATACTCTGGGCTTGGGAGTACGTCACGCAGGTGCTGAAGCTGGAGGAAGAGAAGCTGTGGGTCACCGTTTACAAAGATGACGATGAAGCCTACGGAATTTGGCGAGATCTCGTTGGTGTGCCAGAAAAAAAGATCATTCGCATGGGAAAAGACACGAACTTCTGGGGACCTGCGGGTCCCACCGGGCCGTGCGGTCCATGTTCGGAGATACACTACGACCTCGGTATCGTGGAAGATTGTCCTGAGGGTGTGGAATGCACGCCTGCAAACAGCGACAAGAGATTTCTGGAAATTTGGAACCTGGTCTTCACGGAGTTCTATCAGGACGAAAAGGGTCAGTTGCACCCACTGCCAAGGAAGAACATAGACACTGGAGCTGGTTTGGAAAGGATCGCCGCGGTTGTTCAGGGTGTGTCCAGCAATTTCGAAACAGATCTGTTCAAACCCATCATTCGAAGAGAGGAAGAGCTCTTCGGCGTGAAGTACGGAGAGAGCGAGGAGAAGAACGTTTCTCTGCGCGTCATAGCAGACCATGCGAGGGCGGTCACCTTCCTCATCGCAGATGGTGTGTTTCCATCGAACGAAGAGAGAGGATACGTGCTCAGACGGATCCTGCGCAGGGCTGTCAGGCATGGTGTTCTGCTCGGTGCGAGCAAGCCTTTTCTGTACGAAATCTGTGATATGGTGATTGAGAGAATGGGAAAGGTTTACCCAGAAATTGAAAAGAAGAGGAATCTCATCAGGGACGTGACGAGAGCGGAGGAAGAGAGATTCTTCAAAACGATCCTTCAAGGTCTTGAGATGTTAAATGAGATTCTCGAACAGTCGAAGGAAATCATAGATGGAGAAAGCTTGTTCAGACTCTACGACACCTACGGTTTCCCGCCGGACATAGTCGTGGACGTAGCGAAAGAAAGAGGATTGAAAGTAGATTTGGAAGGATTCGAGCGTCTCATGGAACAGCAGAGAGAGCGTTCGAGGATCTCCAGATCCGATGTCGAGTACGCAAGGGCTGTGAGAGACTACGAGGAACTCGCGAAGACTCAAAAGATCTCCTTCGTCGGTTACGAAACGCTCACACACGAATCCACGGTTTTGATGCTTCGAAAAGATACGAGTGTAGACTCGGTCTCTGCCGGCGAAAAAGTAGAGGTCGTGGTGAAAGAGACGCCGTTTTACGCTGAGAGAGGCGGTCAGGTCAGCGATGTCGGCTGGATGAAGTGGGAAGATGGAGAAGCCTTCGTGGAATACGTGTTCATACCGATCGAAGGAGTCATCACACACATAGTCAGAGTTGAGAAGGGAACACTGAAACTGGGACAAAACGTCAGGTTGATCGTTGACGAAGAACGCAGGAAATCCACCGCACGCAACCACACTGCCACACATTTGCTACACGCCGCCTTGAAAAGACTTCTGGGTGACCATGTGAGGCAGTTCGGCTCGCTCGTGGCGCCCGAGAGACTCAGGTTCGATTTTACCCACTACGAGGCGTTGAGCAAAGATCAGTTGATGAAAATAGAGGATCTCGTGAATCAGGTGATCTTCGAAGCCCTGCCTGTGATCGTCGAGGAAAAGAGTTATAAAGAAGCCGTTGAGGAAGGAGCCATAGCACTTTTCGGGGAGAAGTACGGAAACGTCGTGAGGGTTGTGAAAGTACCAAACTTCAGCGAAGAGCTCTGTGGAGGAACACACGTTTCGAACACTGGAAACATCGGTTTGTTCAAGATAATCTTTGAAACTGCAGTTTCATCAGGCGTTCGCAGGATCGAGGCGGTGACAGGTTTCAATGCACTGAAATACGTAAGAAAGATCGAAAGCACACTCCAGACGGCAGCAGAACTGCTCGGTTCTTCCACGGATGAAATAGCAGATCGTGTAAAGAACCTGATCGAGAGGAACCAACAGCTCGAAAAAGAGATCGAACAACTGAAGATGAAAACGTTGACCATGTACATCAAACAGTTACCTTTCGAAAGATTGGGGAACGTCAATTTCAAAATGTTGAAACTCGAAAACGTTGATTCTTCAACACTCAGAAACCTTTCCGACGTTGCGATCGCAGGTCAAGAGAGATCGATCGTCGCCTTGTTCGCCGTTCAAGAGGAAAAGGTGAACCTCATCGTGAGAGTGACAAAAGACATCACGGACAAAATCACCGCGAACGAACTGGCGCGAATCGGGGCGAATCTGCTTGGTGGTGGCGGAGGAGGACGATCCGACTTTGCGCAAGCAGGAGGAAAAGATCCAAAAAAGATCGACGAGGTCGTATCGCAGATGAAACAGCTCATAATGCAGAAAATTTGA
- a CDS encoding ABC transporter permease subunit produces MEKLKKILISYAVPIAFSILCVSGVLVAQIPPIFLASEIVRRLSRNTFLVLSLIIPIIGGLGLNFGIVLGAMAGQAALFFVVDWKIKGLVGILVACLMASAMSIVLGWLAGLTLNRAKGREMITSMILGFFANGIYQLIFLFFIGSLIPFGTKQFLLPEGVGLRNTVDLYGTVASALNNVWMVRIGTVRVFVLPLLIVVGLCLFITFLFKTKLGQDIRAVGQDMHIAEVAGINVNKVRIIAIIMSTVLAAIGQVIYLQDIGTINTYNSHEQIGLFSIAALLVGGATTRKATIWNAILGVVLFHTLFVVAPSAGNKLFGQPQVGEFFREFLAYAVIAFALAMHGWRAKKILM; encoded by the coding sequence ATGGAGAAACTGAAGAAGATCTTGATCTCTTACGCTGTGCCGATCGCTTTCTCGATACTGTGTGTTTCCGGCGTTTTGGTAGCCCAAATTCCTCCGATCTTTCTGGCGAGTGAAATAGTGAGAAGGTTGAGCAGGAACACATTCCTCGTGTTGTCCTTGATCATTCCCATCATCGGGGGACTGGGCCTCAACTTTGGAATCGTTCTGGGCGCGATGGCGGGTCAAGCGGCATTGTTTTTCGTCGTGGACTGGAAAATCAAAGGTCTGGTTGGAATTTTGGTGGCGTGTTTGATGGCGAGTGCGATGTCGATAGTTCTTGGGTGGCTCGCGGGTTTGACACTCAATAGGGCCAAAGGGAGAGAGATGATAACATCGATGATCCTTGGCTTCTTCGCCAACGGTATCTACCAGCTCATCTTCCTGTTTTTCATAGGCTCTCTGATACCGTTCGGAACTAAGCAATTTTTGCTGCCCGAAGGCGTTGGACTGAGAAACACCGTAGATCTTTATGGTACGGTTGCGTCCGCACTGAACAACGTTTGGATGGTTCGCATAGGAACGGTCAGGGTATTCGTCTTGCCGTTATTAATAGTCGTCGGTCTGTGCCTGTTCATAACATTTCTCTTCAAAACAAAACTGGGTCAGGACATAAGGGCCGTGGGACAGGACATGCATATCGCCGAGGTCGCAGGTATAAACGTCAACAAGGTGCGAATTATAGCGATCATCATGTCGACGGTCCTCGCCGCTATAGGCCAGGTGATCTATCTTCAGGATATAGGAACGATCAACACTTACAACAGCCACGAGCAGATAGGTCTCTTCTCCATAGCTGCCCTCCTGGTTGGGGGAGCCACCACGAGGAAGGCAACCATCTGGAACGCCATACTGGGTGTCGTGCTCTTCCACACACTGTTCGTCGTGGCACCGAGCGCGGGAAACAAACTCTTCGGTCAACCACAGGTGGGCGAATTCTTCAGAGAATTTCTCGCATATGCCGTCATCGCGTTCGCTTTGGCTATGCATGGCTGGAGGGCAAAGAAGATACTCATGTGA
- a CDS encoding ABC transporter permease subunit, whose amino-acid sequence MDKLLEWLKRVDIPTLIIFLFLVALFVLAAFTEVSIPSLLSDSIRRIGMNGVLVLAMVPTIRVGTGPNFGLPVGIIGGLLGALISMQLGLAGFTGFWAAILFAVLICLGIGLGYGWLLERVRGQEMMVGTYMGYSVVAFMSIMWLMLPFTNPDMVWAIGGKGLRYTLALDKYFGRVLNNFLKFKIGGFEFPTGLLLFFAGVCFLVHLFFRTRIGLSIDLVGQNERYAISSGVNPNKARLVAVILSTVLAGVGIIVYAQSYGFLQLYQAPLFMTFPAVASILIGGASIRRASVRNVIIGTAIFQTLLTISLPVLSQVTRGDITEVMRLIVSNGMILYALTRTPKEAR is encoded by the coding sequence ATGGATAAACTTCTGGAATGGCTCAAAAGAGTGGACATACCGACGCTCATCATCTTTCTGTTTCTCGTGGCTCTGTTCGTCCTCGCAGCCTTCACCGAGGTTTCGATACCCTCGCTTCTGAGTGATTCGATAAGACGTATCGGTATGAACGGGGTTCTCGTGCTCGCCATGGTGCCGACGATCCGGGTGGGAACGGGGCCGAACTTTGGTTTACCTGTCGGGATCATCGGGGGACTGCTTGGAGCGCTCATAAGCATGCAACTCGGACTTGCTGGATTCACTGGATTTTGGGCTGCGATCCTGTTCGCTGTATTGATCTGTCTTGGTATCGGTCTGGGTTACGGTTGGCTTCTTGAGAGGGTCAGAGGACAGGAGATGATGGTTGGAACTTACATGGGATATTCCGTGGTCGCTTTCATGTCCATCATGTGGTTGATGCTACCTTTCACCAATCCCGACATGGTTTGGGCCATCGGTGGAAAAGGTCTGAGATACACTTTGGCGTTGGACAAATACTTTGGTCGTGTGCTCAACAATTTCCTGAAGTTCAAAATCGGAGGGTTCGAGTTTCCAACAGGTTTGTTGCTGTTCTTCGCTGGTGTTTGTTTTCTGGTTCATCTCTTTTTCAGAACCAGAATTGGTCTTTCGATAGACCTGGTTGGACAGAACGAACGTTACGCGATCAGTTCAGGTGTGAACCCCAACAAGGCCAGACTCGTCGCGGTCATTCTGTCCACCGTTCTGGCTGGTGTTGGTATCATCGTTTACGCTCAAAGCTATGGGTTTCTGCAGTTGTACCAAGCCCCGCTGTTCATGACATTTCCCGCGGTTGCTTCCATACTCATAGGCGGTGCGTCCATAAGACGAGCGAGTGTTCGTAACGTCATCATCGGTACGGCAATCTTCCAAACGCTCTTGACGATTTCCCTTCCCGTGCTGAGCCAGGTGACTCGTGGTGATATCACGGAAGTCATGAGGCTCATCGTGAGCAACGGGATGATACTGTACGCGCTCACGCGAACCCCAAAGGAGGCGAGATGA
- a CDS encoding sugar ABC transporter ATP-binding protein: MQYALEMRNISKSFYGNQVLKNVNISVAAGEVHGLVGENGAGKTTLMNILFGMPVIHSTGGFEGEILINNEHVNIDSPRKAMEYGIGMVHQEFMLIPGFTVTENIKLNREITKDNLLSKVFGKPLRTLDFPAMRKEARQAISTIGMSIEELAVVAGLPVAHKQFIEIAREIDKKNLKILVLDEPTAVLSEAEAEKLLETIRYLTKKGVAIIFISHRLSEVLKVSDRITILRDGAVVDSRPSSSFTVSEIAEKMVGRKLENVVLPPHPKEPSDEDIIMSIRNLKVYMPGEMVKDFSIDIRRGEILGIGGLAGHGKLGVANGIVGMFPAEGEVYFEGKPYRLNDPSYALKNGVVYVSEDRRGVGLLLDESVEMNIAATAIEAFGLFTKKFLFMTVYDRKKIREHALEMIKKLDIRCKSPAQIVRRLSGGNQQKVCLARAFTLNPKILFVSEPTRGIDVGAKKLVLDYLVRMNREHGITIVMTSSELAELRSICDRIAIVAEGKLSAILSPKASDTEFGLAMAGEFQEVLQHG, encoded by the coding sequence ATGCAGTACGCACTGGAAATGCGAAATATAAGTAAATCTTTCTATGGCAATCAGGTGCTGAAGAACGTGAACATCAGTGTGGCTGCTGGCGAAGTACATGGCTTGGTTGGTGAAAACGGTGCTGGTAAGACGACGTTGATGAACATACTCTTCGGTATGCCCGTGATTCATTCGACCGGTGGTTTTGAGGGGGAAATCCTCATCAACAATGAGCATGTGAACATCGACAGCCCGAGAAAAGCCATGGAATATGGAATAGGCATGGTACATCAAGAGTTCATGCTCATACCGGGCTTCACCGTCACCGAGAACATAAAACTCAACAGGGAGATAACCAAGGACAACTTGCTGAGCAAGGTGTTCGGAAAACCTTTGAGAACTCTGGATTTTCCGGCCATGAGAAAGGAAGCCAGGCAAGCGATAAGTACGATAGGCATGTCTATCGAAGAACTCGCCGTGGTCGCTGGCTTGCCTGTTGCACACAAGCAATTCATAGAGATCGCTCGCGAGATCGATAAGAAAAATTTGAAGATACTGGTTCTTGATGAACCGACCGCTGTGCTGTCCGAAGCCGAGGCGGAAAAGCTGCTCGAAACAATCCGGTATCTCACCAAGAAAGGTGTCGCAATCATCTTCATCTCGCACAGACTGAGCGAAGTTTTGAAGGTTTCAGACAGGATCACGATACTGAGAGACGGCGCCGTTGTGGATAGCAGACCTTCCTCGTCTTTCACCGTTTCTGAGATCGCCGAAAAAATGGTCGGCAGGAAACTCGAAAACGTGGTTCTTCCACCCCACCCGAAGGAACCTTCCGATGAAGACATCATCATGTCCATAAGAAATCTGAAGGTCTACATGCCTGGTGAGATGGTGAAAGATTTCAGCATAGACATTCGACGGGGCGAGATACTCGGCATAGGGGGTCTTGCCGGTCACGGCAAGCTCGGTGTGGCGAACGGCATCGTGGGAATGTTCCCCGCCGAAGGGGAAGTCTATTTCGAAGGGAAACCTTACAGGTTGAACGATCCTTCCTATGCCCTCAAAAACGGCGTCGTCTACGTCTCGGAGGATAGAAGAGGGGTCGGCTTGCTCCTGGACGAGTCTGTGGAAATGAACATCGCTGCCACAGCAATAGAGGCCTTCGGATTGTTCACTAAGAAGTTCCTCTTCATGACCGTGTACGATCGAAAAAAGATCAGGGAACATGCGTTAGAGATGATCAAGAAGCTGGACATACGTTGCAAATCTCCAGCACAAATTGTCAGAAGGCTCAGTGGGGGCAACCAGCAAAAAGTGTGTCTTGCAAGGGCGTTCACGCTGAATCCAAAGATTCTGTTCGTGTCTGAGCCGACGAGAGGTATAGACGTTGGAGCGAAAAAGCTCGTGCTCGACTATCTGGTCCGCATGAACAGAGAACATGGCATAACGATCGTCATGACATCGAGCGAGCTCGCCGAGCTCAGGTCCATCTGTGACAGGATCGCCATAGTCGCGGAAGGAAAACTTTCCGCGATTTTGTCACCGAAAGCGAGCGATACAGAGTTCGGTCTTGCCATGGCTGGAGAGTTTCAGGAGGTGTTACAGCATGGATAA
- a CDS encoding DUF3798 domain-containing protein, producing the protein MRKLLVVAILMLALLSFAALGFKIGLVTGTVSQGEDEYRGAENVVRRYGNEIIHVTYPDKFMQEQETTIARIVELAYDPKVKAIVICQGVPGTVAAIRRVKEFRPDMIFVVGVPHEDPEVVGSVADVSLETDTPGRGITIVDLAYKMGAKRLIHYSFPRHMSYKLLAERRNIMEQRCKELGMEFIFVSAPDPLGEQGLTGAQQFILEDVPRQVAKYGKDTAFFSTNCGMQEPLIKAILQHGGIYPEQCCPSPTHGYPGALGIEIPADKKGDYNYILKAINQKVVENGGAGRFATWPVPVNMVFTEAGVEIAIELVQKKIKANDIEAIKAVLDRVISEKISGYGIKTITRYPNAGNYYMITMGSVIFGVTQF; encoded by the coding sequence ATGAGGAAACTGCTCGTGGTCGCCATTTTAATGCTCGCACTCCTGAGCTTCGCTGCACTGGGATTCAAGATTGGGCTTGTAACAGGAACGGTCTCGCAGGGTGAGGACGAGTACCGCGGAGCTGAGAACGTCGTGAGAAGGTACGGTAACGAGATCATCCACGTGACGTATCCGGACAAGTTCATGCAGGAGCAGGAAACCACGATCGCAAGAATCGTGGAGCTCGCTTATGATCCCAAGGTCAAGGCAATCGTGATCTGCCAAGGAGTTCCCGGAACGGTTGCCGCGATCAGAAGGGTCAAGGAGTTCAGGCCAGACATGATCTTCGTTGTCGGTGTGCCACACGAAGACCCAGAGGTGGTTGGTTCGGTGGCTGACGTGTCGCTCGAGACAGACACTCCGGGTCGTGGTATCACGATAGTGGACCTCGCGTACAAAATGGGCGCAAAGAGGCTCATCCACTACTCCTTCCCACGACACATGAGCTACAAACTCCTGGCCGAGAGACGGAACATCATGGAACAGCGCTGTAAAGAGCTCGGTATGGAATTCATTTTCGTTTCCGCACCAGACCCACTTGGAGAGCAAGGATTGACCGGCGCTCAACAGTTCATCTTGGAAGACGTTCCCAGACAAGTTGCGAAGTACGGGAAAGATACAGCCTTCTTCTCCACGAACTGTGGTATGCAGGAACCTCTGATCAAAGCGATCCTGCAACACGGCGGGATATATCCAGAACAGTGTTGTCCATCACCGACGCACGGTTATCCAGGAGCACTTGGAATCGAGATACCTGCGGACAAGAAGGGTGACTACAACTACATACTAAAAGCCATCAATCAGAAAGTTGTTGAGAACGGTGGTGCGGGGAGGTTTGCGACCTGGCCTGTCCCAGTCAACATGGTGTTCACTGAGGCTGGCGTTGAGATAGCCATCGAACTCGTTCAGAAAAAGATCAAGGCCAATGACATTGAGGCTATCAAGGCTGTTCTTGACAGGGTGATCTCGGAGAAGATCTCTGGATACGGTATCAAGACAATCACGAGGTATCCAAACGCTGGCAATTACTACATGATCACCATGGGTTCCGTCATATTTGGAGTCACCCAGTTCTGA
- a CDS encoding DUF1576 domain-containing protein, which translates to MMKFLDSFSSTLKRLFSDRERFKALSLYFFGWSFLAFGLLSGGLWHPVKFMKDFWEIIRTPDFLLTDYIKVGSISAAFFNSGVLMFLFTLILRLLKVPINGLSYASILTVGGFALFGKNIFNVWPILIGVFLYSFWRREPIQRYIYVAYFGTAISPLVSFVAFDFPATNMPRFMLSYIVGILVGFLLPSMAGYFLTLHKGYNLYNVGFTCGLVGTVAAAFFRAYGVQIPVQRIWSEGNNLVFSLFLLPLFLFVMLSGWLLNDKSLRGYKKLMRHSGRLLTDFVILEGVPLTLVNIGILGTISTVYVLLIGSQLNGPTIGGIMTVAGFAALGKHLRNVIPVIVGVTIASISNSYELGSPNNVLAALFGTTVAPIAGEFGIVWGIIAGFLHNAMVNNVGFLHAGFNLYNNGFAGGLVAIVLIPIIKAVHKREDL; encoded by the coding sequence ATGATGAAATTCCTCGATTCTTTCTCGTCAACTCTAAAAAGGCTTTTCTCGGATAGGGAAAGGTTCAAAGCGCTGAGCCTATACTTCTTCGGGTGGTCTTTTTTGGCTTTCGGGCTTTTGTCTGGTGGACTTTGGCATCCTGTGAAGTTCATGAAGGATTTTTGGGAGATAATCCGCACTCCTGATTTTTTGCTCACAGACTATATAAAGGTGGGAAGTATTTCAGCAGCTTTTTTCAATTCAGGTGTTCTGATGTTTCTGTTCACATTGATTTTGAGACTTTTGAAGGTACCAATCAATGGCCTTTCTTACGCTTCCATCCTCACGGTGGGTGGCTTTGCGTTGTTCGGCAAAAACATCTTCAACGTTTGGCCAATTCTCATAGGAGTGTTCCTCTATTCGTTTTGGCGAAGAGAACCCATACAGAGGTACATCTATGTCGCATACTTTGGTACGGCGATCTCACCGTTGGTATCCTTCGTTGCTTTCGATTTTCCTGCAACGAACATGCCGAGGTTCATGCTCTCTTACATTGTTGGCATTCTGGTTGGCTTCCTTTTGCCTTCGATGGCTGGTTATTTTCTTACGTTACACAAAGGGTACAACCTGTACAACGTGGGCTTCACCTGTGGTTTGGTTGGTACGGTTGCGGCCGCTTTCTTCAGAGCTTACGGTGTTCAGATTCCCGTGCAGAGAATCTGGAGCGAGGGGAACAACCTCGTTTTTTCGCTGTTTCTGCTTCCACTGTTCTTGTTCGTTATGCTCTCTGGTTGGTTGTTGAACGACAAGAGTTTGCGAGGCTACAAGAAATTGATGAGACACTCTGGAAGATTGCTCACAGACTTCGTCATCCTCGAGGGTGTGCCGCTTACACTCGTTAACATCGGAATCTTGGGCACGATTTCAACAGTTTATGTTCTGCTCATCGGAAGTCAATTGAATGGTCCAACAATTGGTGGGATAATGACCGTTGCAGGTTTCGCGGCGCTCGGAAAACATTTGAGAAACGTCATACCTGTTATCGTCGGTGTGACCATAGCGAGCATCTCGAACAGTTACGAGTTGGGAAGTCCGAACAACGTGCTCGCCGCTCTCTTTGGAACGACGGTCGCTCCCATCGCTGGAGAGTTCGGAATCGTTTGGGGTATCATAGCAGGCTTTCTCCATAATGCGATGGTGAACAACGTGGGTTTTCTGCATGCGGGGTTCAATCTCTACAACAACGGTTTTGCTGGGGGTCTGGTTGCCATCGTACTGATTCCGATCATAAAAGCAGTTCATAAAAGGGAGGATTTATGA